Within Fusarium keratoplasticum isolate Fu6.1 chromosome 8, whole genome shotgun sequence, the genomic segment GTGCATGAGGATGGAAACCAACTGGGACTGATTCTTAGTATCTTCAAGACCATTGGCACACCTACCCCAGAGACTTGGCCTGAGGCAAAGGAGTTTAAGATATCTCCTTTCCAGCTCTGGACAGTCTTTCCTTCACGCCCCTGGGACGTGGTCCTCCCAGACGTGGATGCTGAATTCAGAGAGCTTGTTGCTTCTTTAGTCCGTTATGACAGCCAAAGACTCTCAGCTGAACAGGTCAGTTTCCTCTTGTCAATTCCCGCATGCGCAAACTAACAAATACAGGCCTTGAATCATAAATGTCTTGACACGACACGTTGAACATGCCTCGACTTGAACAAGCTTTATCACCGTCACACTCGCCTTCCATCGCAGCCCTATCTGGCATGTTCACCTGATCTCGGTCTCACAAGCCGACAACACCTCTACACGCTATCAAGCTGTGTCAACCAAATATTCACTTTCACGTCTCAAACATATAACTCGTTTCAACACCGACCATCTTCCCAAGTTCTACAAGCTATCTAAATTATATATTCTCAAGACCCAAACAAAAACAAACAGCTTGTAGTACACATAAAAATGCCCGACCCTCGCGATAACAAGGGTAGGCCCCAATCTTGTTCTCTTTGCTACCTCCCTTCTGACTATCCTACAGACAAGAAGTCTGCTCCCATCGATATACCCGCTGGTGGCGGCGGCAAGGACACAGAGAAGAGGGCGAAAAGCGGGAatgagaaggacaaggataaGGGAGGGGAATCAGGATACGAAggggatgatgagaagaaaaagaagaacaagaagcagAACCGCGAcaaggatggtgatgttgacaTGGGTTAGTTGAGTGTGCTTGATACTGGGATACTGGGGGGTGGTTAAGTAGCTACGTAGAGAGACATCGCCTGCATGTGTGGTAGGTGATAATCGAGTCATATTCAAGTCACCTTTCTAATTTCTATCCTGTCTATGCCACTCCTTTTACAACCCCGAATACTCCACACACTTAAACCTGGCGCCTCTTGGCCGTGTCCGCTCCAATGTAGTCAATAGGATTTCTGCACAGCGGGCAAGTGTTCTGGTTACTCGTCTGGAACCACTTGTACAAACATGTCCGATGGAACAGGTTCTTGCAAGTCGAGCACCGCTTATCAGGCATGCGCTTATCCGTAGAGATGATGCTGTAGCAGATGGCACACTCGCTCTGGCCCTTGAGGGCGCCGACAATGTTGCGCTTGAACGCCTGCAGAccgtcgatgatgttgccgtTGGAGAAAGTGATGACGCCCTGCGTAGTCATGACCCAGCTCTGCCACTTCTTCTCGCTGACGGCGACACGGTTGAGGCCTTGCACCGAGACGTTTTCGATGGGGAAGTTGGCTGGGATCTTGATTGTGATGGCGGCTTGGCTTTCGTCGACTTCGTAGCTGGCTGTTACTTCTCTGGCGGCTCGGGCAACACGCACAACAAGTTCTTGCTCGTCCATGGCGGGAGGTTCTTGGCTGTCTGCCCATTGCTGGACATCATCGAGAGCATCCGAGATGATGAGGGGCGAGAAGTACTTGGTTGTCCAGGACTCGACCGCGATGCGTGTTCGCTTCGAACGGCAATCGATGTACCAGGCGCGGAACAAGCCAGGAGTATACTTGTGAATCAGATAGTAAAGATGCACAAGGAGCCACTGcatgttcttctcctcagGCTCAGACTCTGCGAGCTTCACATCGTAGTTCTGGATCTGCTCGACACCGAGGTTGGCCTTTTCCAGCTTGAGAGCCTGTGCCGCAGAGTGTCCAAGCACGTCAAACATAAAGTCGAGCAGTGGCGCAACATAGTTGTCGGTCTTGAGGTTCTCGGTAAAGTCGTTGCGGGTCTTGAAAGACGAGGTCGAGTAGGCATCAAAGACCAACTTCCAGGATAGGAGGTATGAGCGGATGGGAGAGGGGAACTCTGCTAGCATCTCGTCCGAGTACTTTTCAAGCGTCGGAGCGTCGAGAAGCAGGGAGAGCAGTTCATCAGGCAGCCGAGCATCTACAAATGTTAGTGGCAAAACCTATGGGCGGCTTTGAGGGACTCATACCTGTCTTGTCCAGCAGAGCATCAACAGacttctgctgctgctgctcgggAATAGCTCTGTGAAGCAAGTTGAAAGCGGCCGTCTGAATATCTCGAGAATCAGAAGCCACCAAGGCAAAGATGTCGGATAGATCTGGGACCTGTCGCAGAGGCATCTTTTCCACCTCACGGCAAAGCATGGCATCCACGATCTCCAAGGGCTGTGAGCTGGTGTCTCGCGAAAGTCGAAGTAGCTCAACAAGTGCCCTGGGCTTGGCGCCTGCGTACTCCTTAAttgcatcatcaagatcgTCGTTGGGCTCCTGCAGTGTCTCCAGAGTCTTGTACAGTCTTAGCGACGAGTGAATGAAGGGGAGAGCAGTGTTGAGCTCGAACTCGTGAGCGCGATTCCAGAGCGAGATGCAGAACTCAATTGCCTTCTCCCAGTAAGATCCATAGACGTCCTTCATGCATGGCATCAGCTTGTTCAAAGCACGGCAAATCTCAGCACACAGAGCTGGACTCAGATCCTCAGGCTCATCCAGCCACGATGTGATTTGCCGGACTGCAAAGACAATGCGGTTGTTTGCCACAGGCATCTCGCCGGTTTCGTAGACCTGAGCGCACGACGAAAGAAACACAAGAGTCATCAGAGTCTTTTCACCCTGAGCCTTCAGTCCCGCAATCTCACTAACCACTCGGTTGCAAAAGGTGTTGAGGGCCTTGGAAGGCTGAAGCGTCTCCCCAAACCCGGCAATAAGTGCCGAGGCGGGCAAGACGGTCGCGGGACCAACTTTGAGAACATCGGGCTTCAGAAGAGTATCCTCAAggcttggagaagctccaTGGGCCTCTGTGATAGACTGAACCAGTTCGGAAAGCGCTCTTGCACTGTACAAGCCTCTGGGTGTCAACTCATCCGAGTGTTTGGTTAGCAGATGGATCAGATCGCGGACCAGGCATGTAGAGTCGTCATCAGAATCTAGGGTCTTGACATCGGAGGTCAAAGAAGTCAGAACTCCACGTGTCTTGGAAACAAAGTCCTCGGCCTGgctgatggcctcggccGGTTTCAGAGTCCTCCATAGACGGTTATCCTCCATGCATGTGATCTGATCCGAAATGAGTTGGACCGTCAGGCACTGAAGATACAGGATCTCTCGCTGGAATGGCTGTGGCAGCTGCGAGATTGGAAGCTTATCGGAGAGTTGAGACACGTAGAGTGCCATTCTCGCAGGAATGGAGCGTCCCTTTCTGTCTCTGTGGACTCGGAGCTGGGTAGTTCGAGGTGCGCCCGTCACCAACGCAGCAGCACCGCCGAGGCTGTTTGTAATCGATATAGATGGGTTGACGGACAGCTCAAGGAAAGGAGCGAGCTCCTTCATCCACACATTGGTACTCGGGAAAAGCTCCTCTGAAGGAATGTCGCTCGAGGAGGCATTTTCGGCCTGTGCCACGAGTGTCTTGATACTAAAAACTGGTCAGCAAAGTCTGAGATAGGTCAAAGGCAGTCTTACTCAAGGGATTGTGGCCCAGCCCTCTCAAGGTTGGCTTGGATGACGGCAACAACGGGTAGCTTCCCGCTGGAGTGGCTATCCAAAAGCGTACGAATGGCGGTTGCTTTCAAAGAAACAGTGGTATTGTCGAGCTCGGAAAGTCCGAGCAGGAGGGCAAGCAGCGTTGTATGA encodes:
- a CDS encoding E3 ubiquitin-protein ligase listerin — protein: MKRTQGKAFDGPRSGFAAFGGFGAAGSGTSLSYLAEPPSFTAVSDPNVVVSLKNVLKKDSTTKAKALEDLLAYVQAHPFDKDGGVEEAILEVWVQLYPRTSIDNSRRVRELTHNLQFELMKSARKRFERHLPKVVAAWLAGLYDRDRVVSRAASDGLTSFLSTPEKVLAFWNKCQAQILDFAIEAIQETKDTLSDERSTTPEDSEAKYFRVVTASLSLVLGLLQKVEPSNLEKQQSRYDDYFGEESVWKTITFKDSSVRKTVCQLLFASIERKLPYAESTKAKQAFITGGLKTNQAGSALEYVRALTKLTQVYPDVWSSSKPPSDPKSPLGRLQAFVAKGSQGSQPRFWECLDQLLSVLPTDLINAEVASQFLTSLKSGITHRDEPRTNTSFAWKCYIDTAKRLLSSLPSDDQLPFVQEHLFPLIEQFLFSVSEKTPAIPLGPNAVSVLVEAYIATVQASPPVVSASEEEWNRLASIFCAKISGSLPEVSREYQQSQDKIAEEGRRWFSLVGQIEDKILELAQGIPDHTADPSLKVITQSISLLESRNLKPYGAARILEFALSTAPRLFHGEGAKKLSRFLSSLVEQDAAKAVASPSSRYLLSCLHLLGSVSTEFAPIWNSWVEAVLDLESETDRDSALASLISNDRGAVLAKGNMELQKHIIGQATFLALGGATSWELLEAAVTYQTLTDTNYRELIQTLVEILEKEPQQTEPTLQALEIAAKGRPELFSRDEHVHTTLLALLLGLSELDNTTVSLKATAIRTLLDSHSSGKLPVVAVIQANLERAGPQSLDIKTLVAQAENASSSDIPSEELFPSTNVWMKELAPFLELSVNPSISITNSLGGAAALVTGAPRTTQLRVHRDRKGRSIPARMALYVSQLSDKLPISQLPQPFQREILYLQCLTVQLISDQITCMEDNRLWRTLKPAEAISQAEDFVSKTRGVLTSLTSDVKTLDSDDDSTCLVRDLIHLLTKHSDELTPRGLYSARALSELVQSITEAHGASPSLEDTLLKPDVLKVGPATVLPASALIAGFGETLQPSKALNTFCNRVVSEIAGLKAQGEKTLMTLVFLSSCAQVYETGEMPVANNRIVFAVRQITSWLDEPEDLSPALCAEICRALNKLMPCMKDVYGSYWEKAIEFCISLWNRAHEFELNTALPFIHSSLRLYKTLETLQEPNDDLDDAIKEYAGAKPRALVELLRLSRDTSSQPLEIVDAMLCREVEKMPLRQVPDLSDIFALVASDSRDIQTAAFNLLHRAIPEQQQQKSVDALLDKTDARLPDELLSLLLDAPTLEKYSDEMLAEFPSPIRSYLLSWKLVFDAYSTSSFKTRNDFTENLKTDNYVAPLLDFMFDVLGHSAAQALKLEKANLGVEQIQNYDVKLAESEPEEKNMQWLLVHLYYLIHKYTPGLFRAWYIDCRSKRTRIAVESWTTKYFSPLIISDALDDVQQWADSQEPPAMDEQELVVRVARAAREVTASYEVDESQAAITIKIPANFPIENVSVQGLNRVAVSEKKWQSWVMTTQGVITFSNGNIIDGLQAFKRNIVGALKGQSECAICYSIISTDKRMPDKRCSTCKNLFHRTCLYKWFQTSNQNTCPLCRNPIDYIGADTAKRRQV